The proteins below come from a single Mercenaria mercenaria strain notata chromosome 3, MADL_Memer_1, whole genome shotgun sequence genomic window:
- the LOC123525788 gene encoding src kinase-associated phosphoprotein 2-like: protein MSLFHENIRQILNEVEKFLNETLKKDGKLSKKTLEHKQLILDKLSKLYEENPQIKPVPSTDSMNVKEPDEASLTGSSRSDENEDANYNDAGIGLIAATDLKEPVLSGFLEKKQKKGIFGGGKFQKRWCIVHAGNFYYYTSAKDKQQNGSFILEGYKFRNAPDLSSKKAEKELCFELYHDYTGKRVYQFMAKNKTEYEEWQHVLENGGHPLIEEDIYEEVGADEQPASPVGSSQPTGISETPHIEVQDSAGDVYEDPDSDLPPPPPPSLKGLHNKPPPPPVSKSPVMKPKVEENVKNEPIAEESDELYDDATSVEVAKKSGPPTPVRGKPPPPEPVETSSQPPEIPPPVKRGNRPQRDLPPPPPEKKKIKLNITCKPEEDFENRFYGKWDCNGDSSSELTFKKGDIIYILSREFDEKSWWVGELNGKFGLVPKNFLTPAYSLIA, encoded by the exons ATGTCcctttttcatgaaaacatacgACAGATACTTAATG aGGTGGAGAAGTTTCTGAATGAAACTTTGAAGAAAGATGGCAAGTTAAGTAAGAAAACACTGGAACACAAACAGCTTATCCTGGACAAACTGAGCAAGCTTTATGAGGAAAACCCACAGATAAAACCAGTCCCTAGCACCGATTCTATGAATG TGAAAGAACCAGATGAGGCATCTTTAACAGGCAGCTCAAGATCGGATGAAAATGAAGACGCCAATTACAATGATG CTGGTATTGGTCTGATAGCTGCGACTGATCTGAAGGAACCTGTGCTCTCCGGCTTTCtggaaaagaaacagaaaaaag GTATATTTGGTGGTGGCAAGTTTCAAAAAAGATGGTGTATTGTACATGCTGGTAATTTCTACTACTACACAAGTGCAAAGGACAAGCAACAGAATGGCTCTTTTATACTGGAAG GCTACAAGTTCAGAAATGCACCAGATTTATCCAGTAAAAAAGCAGAGAAGGAACTATGTTTTGAGCTGTACCATGATTATACAGGCAAACGTGTATATCAG TTTATGGCAAAGAACAAGACAGAGTATGAGGAATGGCAGCATGTGTTGGAGAATGGAGGACACCCATTGATAG AAGAGGACATCTATGAGGAAGTAGGTGCAGATGAGCAGCCAGCGTCGCCAGTTGGAAGTTCGCAGCCAACTGGTATATCAGAAACACCACATATAGAGGTACAAGATTCTGCGGGTGATGTTTATGAGGATCCTGATAGTGACCTCCCACCCCCTCCACCTCCTTCTCTGAAAGGTCTGCATAACAAACCTCCGCCTCCGCCAGTATCGAAATCACCAGTAATGAAACCAAAAGTTGAAGAGAATGTTAAAAATGAACCAATAGCTGAAGAGTCTGATGAACTTTATGATGATGCTACTAGTGTAGAAGTGGCGAAGAAAAGTGGACCCCCTACCCCTGTTCGTGGAAAACCTCCACCCCCAGAACCTGTTGAAACATCATCTCAGCCACCAGAAATTCCTCCTCCAGTAAAGAGAGGTAATAGACCCCAGAGAGATCTGCCACCACCTCCTCCAGAAAAGAAAAAGATCAAACTGAACATTACTTGCAAACCGGAGGAAGACTTTGAAAACCGCTTCTATGGAAAATGGGATTGTAATGGGGATAGCTCAAGTGAACTCACTTTCAAGAAGGGGGATATTATTTACATTCTGAGTagagaatttgatgaaaaatcaTGGTGGGTTGGTGAGCTGAATGGAAAATTTGGGCTGGTCCCAAAAAATTTCTTGACACCAGCTTATTCCCTTATTGCATAA